From Streptomyces qinzhouensis, one genomic window encodes:
- a CDS encoding non-ribosomal peptide synthetase encodes MTSHGRKPGTLRLDGSAKNRENRGNRGNQGNRGNQGKLNREIGAANRAEPLLTSFSQRRIWFLQELDPDSNAYNLPLVQRLSGPLDPELLERALALVVARHEALRTVFDAADGEPVQRVLPAPPRILRRTRADSDQDAARFVRDEIGAPFDLATGPLIRALLIRVDDNDHVLAVVVHHIACDGWSFGILQLELASHYRALRDTSRPAVLPPLSLQYADFAAWERSELTGAELEQRLAHWRHRLEGAPPVLDLPSDRPRPAVAAPDAGMAEWRPPSALTAAVLQLGQDAGTTVFMTLLSAFHIVLARHAATEDVLVGTPVANRTRAAFEGLIGMFVNTLALRGDLSGDPTFREFLGRCRAMTTDAFAHADLPFENLIEVVAPGRDLSVNPVVQVLMQVLRRDAAAASLPGVTAEPFSAGRWITRFDLEFHVYQEAGGTLVGELLYSRALFDEPRMTRLLDEFTAVLRAATADPDVRLSRLPAGAAATAKAPVIPSNDTARPLPVETLPELLARYAARTPDAVAVTDPRTSLTYAQLDRRANRLARLLRARGTATGDLVGICADRGVDVIVGIVGILKAGAAYVPLDPEHPAERTAFVLEDARLTTVVADAAYRPRFPGVRNVVTLDDPDLGRQPETAPRITLDRDSLAYAIYTSGSTGKPKAVLMPGVSAVNLLLWQERTMGREPASRTVQFVTTTFDYSVQEIFSALLGGTLVIPPDEVRLDPPELARWMDEQAITRIYAPTAVLRALVGHVDPHSDQLSALRHLCQGGEALVLDTRLRELCRNRPHLRVHNHYGPAESQLVTAYTLPSDPGTWPAAAPIGLPIDNTRIHLLDDALRPVPDGMPGQLCVAGIGLARGYLARPELTTERWVPGGATGEERLCLTGDLARRAPSGDLDFLGRIDDQVKIRGIRIEPGEIESALAEDPRVAHAAVSVREDPRGEKFLAAYVVPADDGPHGDGFAASLREGLAARLPSYLVPSSVVMVAALPRTTSGKVDRRALPDPEPVRVSGRRVAPRTVAERAVCRIFQDVLDIPHVGADDDFFMLGGHSLLATRLVSRIRAEFGVHVALRTLFDGRTPAALARAVDTAGPAAVPPPILSFPGGGPAPVTAAQEQMLHSHGSLLAAPSYTVAPYGFRLRGRLDHHALNAALTRITARHEPLRTGFRGQEQIVRPPAEIRAEVVEPVSGDAHDAVRAAREELTRPFDLVNGPLLRAVLLPLGAEDHVLLLMLHHLAGDGWSFDLLVRELSGASPDLPVSYTDVARWERTPAVVASRENDRAYWKRQLEGVRTPELPTVRPRGTTAAPDGRAFLWTLDDATVAAARRVAGARNATLQETVLGAFALVVAEAADTDDLLVTTPFADRGQTGTEHLIGFFAKVIALRVDVGDGSGGTASFPEILRRVGTAMADAHTHQSVPYSAMRAADPALPPAPLSFQLISALSTELRLPGLRTEPFPVVAESVGSINGELSVNLFDDGRTVSGSVVHDAALLDRAAVRDLLTRVESTLRAVAGDLTVRVTGQVGSE; translated from the coding sequence GTGACATCTCACGGCAGAAAGCCGGGGACGCTGCGTCTCGACGGTTCCGCAAAGAATCGGGAGAATCGAGGAAATCGAGGAAATCAGGGAAACCGGGGAAATCAGGGAAAGCTGAATCGGGAGATCGGCGCCGCCAACCGCGCCGAGCCGCTGCTCACATCATTCTCGCAGCGGCGTATCTGGTTTCTGCAAGAGCTGGATCCGGACAGCAATGCCTACAATCTTCCGCTGGTGCAGCGGCTGAGCGGTCCGCTGGACCCGGAGCTCCTGGAGCGTGCGCTCGCGCTCGTCGTGGCGCGGCACGAGGCGTTGCGGACCGTGTTCGACGCCGCGGACGGCGAGCCCGTCCAGCGAGTGCTGCCGGCTCCGCCCCGGATCCTGCGCCGGACCCGGGCCGACAGCGACCAGGACGCGGCCCGGTTCGTCCGCGACGAGATCGGCGCGCCGTTCGATCTCGCCACCGGGCCGCTGATCAGGGCTCTGCTGATCCGGGTGGACGACAACGACCATGTGCTGGCGGTGGTCGTGCACCACATAGCCTGTGACGGCTGGTCGTTCGGGATTCTGCAGCTCGAACTCGCCTCGCACTACAGGGCTCTTCGAGACACGTCCCGTCCCGCCGTCCTGCCGCCGTTGTCCCTGCAGTACGCCGACTTCGCCGCCTGGGAACGATCCGAACTCACCGGCGCCGAGCTCGAACAGCGCCTGGCCCACTGGCGCCACCGGCTCGAAGGCGCCCCGCCGGTGCTCGATCTGCCCTCCGACCGTCCCCGTCCGGCCGTCGCCGCCCCGGACGCAGGCATGGCCGAGTGGCGGCCGCCTTCCGCGCTGACCGCCGCGGTGCTCCAGCTGGGGCAGGACGCCGGTACGACCGTGTTCATGACGCTGCTCTCGGCGTTCCATATCGTTCTCGCCCGGCACGCGGCCACCGAGGACGTGCTGGTCGGCACGCCCGTCGCCAACCGCACCCGGGCCGCGTTCGAAGGCCTGATCGGCATGTTCGTCAACACGCTCGCGCTGCGCGGTGACCTGTCCGGAGACCCCACGTTCCGGGAGTTCCTCGGGCGCTGCCGGGCCATGACCACGGACGCGTTCGCCCACGCCGACCTCCCGTTCGAGAATCTGATCGAGGTGGTCGCACCGGGACGCGATCTGTCGGTCAATCCGGTCGTCCAGGTACTGATGCAGGTTCTCAGGCGTGACGCGGCGGCGGCCTCGCTGCCCGGTGTCACGGCCGAGCCCTTCTCGGCCGGCCGCTGGATCACCCGCTTCGACCTCGAGTTCCATGTCTACCAGGAGGCCGGCGGCACCCTCGTCGGAGAGCTGCTGTACAGCCGTGCGCTGTTCGACGAACCCCGGATGACCCGGCTGCTCGACGAGTTCACGGCCGTACTGCGGGCGGCCACGGCCGACCCGGACGTACGGCTGTCCCGTCTGCCGGCCGGGGCCGCCGCGACGGCGAAGGCCCCGGTGATCCCCTCGAACGATACGGCGCGGCCCCTGCCCGTCGAGACGCTGCCGGAGTTGCTGGCACGGTACGCCGCACGTACCCCCGACGCCGTCGCCGTCACGGATCCGCGGACCTCGCTCACCTATGCGCAGCTGGACCGGCGCGCGAACCGTCTGGCTCGGCTGCTCCGGGCCCGTGGCACCGCCACCGGCGACCTGGTGGGGATCTGTGCCGACCGCGGCGTCGATGTGATCGTCGGCATCGTGGGGATCCTCAAGGCGGGTGCCGCGTACGTCCCGCTCGACCCCGAACACCCGGCGGAGCGGACGGCGTTCGTCCTGGAGGACGCGCGGCTGACCACAGTGGTGGCGGATGCCGCCTACCGCCCCCGATTCCCCGGTGTCCGGAATGTGGTGACACTCGACGACCCGGATCTCGGCCGGCAGCCCGAGACGGCACCGCGTATCACACTCGACCGGGACAGCCTCGCCTACGCGATCTACACGTCGGGGTCGACGGGGAAACCCAAGGCCGTCCTCATGCCGGGCGTCAGCGCCGTCAACCTGCTGCTGTGGCAGGAGCGTACGATGGGCCGCGAACCGGCCAGTCGCACGGTGCAGTTCGTCACCACCACCTTCGACTACTCGGTGCAGGAGATCTTCTCCGCCCTGCTCGGCGGCACCCTCGTCATCCCACCGGACGAAGTCCGGCTCGACCCGCCGGAGCTCGCACGGTGGATGGACGAGCAGGCGATCACCCGTATCTACGCGCCGACGGCCGTACTGCGCGCCCTGGTCGGGCACGTCGACCCGCACAGTGATCAGCTCTCCGCCCTGCGGCACCTCTGCCAGGGCGGCGAGGCGCTGGTCCTCGACACACGGCTGCGCGAACTCTGCCGGAACCGGCCCCATCTGCGCGTCCACAACCACTACGGGCCGGCCGAGAGCCAGCTCGTCACCGCGTACACGCTGCCCTCGGACCCCGGCACGTGGCCCGCCGCCGCACCGATCGGCCTGCCGATCGACAACACCCGTATCCATCTTCTCGACGACGCGCTGCGACCGGTTCCGGACGGTATGCCGGGCCAGCTCTGCGTCGCGGGCATCGGCCTCGCCCGCGGCTATCTGGCCCGCCCCGAACTGACCACCGAGCGGTGGGTCCCGGGCGGCGCCACCGGCGAGGAACGCCTCTGCCTCACCGGAGACCTGGCGCGCCGCGCGCCCTCCGGCGACCTCGACTTCCTCGGCCGGATCGACGACCAGGTCAAGATCCGCGGCATCCGTATCGAACCGGGTGAGATCGAGAGCGCGCTCGCCGAAGACCCCCGCGTGGCGCACGCGGCCGTGTCCGTACGCGAGGATCCGCGCGGCGAGAAGTTCCTGGCGGCATATGTCGTACCGGCCGACGACGGTCCACACGGCGACGGCTTCGCCGCGTCGTTGCGCGAGGGTCTCGCCGCCCGGCTGCCCTCGTATCTCGTGCCGTCCTCCGTCGTCATGGTGGCCGCACTTCCCCGGACCACGAGCGGCAAGGTGGACCGGCGCGCGCTGCCCGACCCGGAGCCGGTCCGGGTGTCGGGGCGGCGGGTCGCGCCCCGTACCGTCGCCGAGCGGGCGGTGTGCCGCATCTTCCAGGACGTGCTGGACATCCCGCACGTCGGTGCCGACGACGACTTCTTCATGCTGGGTGGGCATTCCCTGCTCGCCACCCGGCTCGTCTCACGGATTCGCGCCGAGTTCGGCGTCCATGTCGCGCTGCGGACCCTTTTCGACGGACGGACGCCCGCCGCCCTCGCCCGCGCGGTGGACACGGCGGGGCCCGCCGCCGTGCCACCCCCGATCCTGTCCTTCCCCGGCGGGGGCCCCGCACCCGTCACCGCGGCGCAGGAACAGATGCTGCACTCGCACGGTTCGCTGCTGGCCGCCCCGTCCTACACGGTCGCCCCGTACGGCTTCCGGCTGCGCGGGCGGCTCGATCACCACGCGCTCAACGCGGCGCTGACCCGGATCACCGCCCGGCACGAGCCGTTGCGGACCGGGTTCCGCGGCCAGGAGCAGATCGTCCGGCCGCCCGCCGAGATACGCGCCGAGGTGGTCGAACCGGTGTCCGGCGACGCCCATGACGCGGTCCGGGCCGCCCGCGAGGAACTGACCCGGCCCTTCGACCTCGTGAACGGGCCGTTGCTGCGGGCCGTGCTCCTCCCCCTGGGCGCCGAAGATCATGTACTGCTGCTGATGCTGCACCACCTCGCGGGTGACGGCTGGTCGTTCGACCTCCTGGTCCGGGAGCTGTCGGGAGCCTCGCCCGACCTGCCGGTGTCCTACACGGATGTGGCCCGGTGGGAGCGGACCCCGGCGGTCGTCGCATCGCGGGAGAACGACCGGGCCTACTGGAAGCGACAGCTGGAGGGTGTCCGTACACCGGAGCTGCCCACGGTCCGCCCCCGCGGCACGACGGCCGCGCCGGACGGCCGGGCCTTCCTCTGGACCCTCGACGACGCCACGGTCGCGGCGGCACGCCGGGTCGCCGGCGCCCGGAACGCCACACTGCAGGAGACCGTGCTCGGCGCCTTCGCCCTGGTCGTGGCGGAGGCGGCGGACACCGACGACCTGCTCGTCACGACGCCCTTCGCGGACCGGGGCCAGACCGGGACCGAACATCTCATCGGCTTCTTCGCGAAGGTCATCGCACTCCGCGTCGACGTCGGTGACGGCAGCGGCGGCACCGCGTCGTTCCCCGAGATCCTGCGGCGAGTGGGTACCGCGATGGCCGACGCCCACACCCATCAGTCGGTGCCCTACTCGGCGATGCGCGCGGCCGATCCCGCGCTGCCGCCGGCCCCCCTGTCGTTCCAGCTCATCAGCGCGCTGAGTACGGAGCTGCGGCTGCCCGGGCTGCGCACCGAGCCGTTTCCCGTCGTCGCCGAGAGCGTCGGCTCCATCAACGGCGAACTGTCGGTCAACCTCTTCGACGACGGCCGTACCGTGTCGGGCTCGGTCGTCCACGACGCCGCGCTGCTCGACCGCGCGGCCGTCAGGGACCTGCTCACCCGGGTGGAGTCGACACTTCGCGCCGTCGCAGGCGACCTCACCGTACGCGTCACCGGCCAAGTGGGAAGCGAGTAG
- a CDS encoding FkbO/Hyg5 family chorismatase: protein MSAPVAAPYCRFEKIVPSDFEGDETVLGVIEHGTGHTEVSLTDGVPRSAVHTTTLEEEAFAEVWRARPSIESGRDGGIAWARTDAYLFGIGRVPERLGYADPVSALYTEIFGLTRSLGYPRLARTWNYISRINSANADGLEVYRDFCVGRAQALDAGGIDPAGMPAATGIGAHGGGITCVFLAARGGTRINIENPAVLTAHRYPPAYGPRAPVFARATWLGPPGGSRLFVSATAGILGHETTHHGDVAGQCEVALDNIARVVAAENLRRHGVRRGYVLTDVDHLKVYVRRRADLPAVRRVCAARLSSTATVAFLHTDIARGDLLVEIEGVVS from the coding sequence TTGTCTGCACCTGTCGCGGCACCGTACTGCCGCTTCGAGAAGATCGTGCCGTCGGACTTCGAAGGGGACGAGACGGTGCTCGGTGTCATCGAGCACGGCACCGGTCACACCGAGGTGTCGCTGACGGACGGTGTCCCGCGTTCCGCGGTGCACACCACGACCCTGGAGGAAGAGGCGTTCGCCGAGGTCTGGCGGGCGCGGCCGTCCATCGAGTCCGGCCGGGACGGAGGCATCGCGTGGGCCCGCACCGACGCGTACCTGTTCGGTATCGGCCGCGTCCCCGAGCGCCTCGGGTACGCCGACCCCGTCTCGGCGCTCTACACAGAGATCTTCGGGCTCACCCGGTCCCTGGGGTATCCGCGGCTCGCCCGGACGTGGAACTACATCAGCCGTATCAACTCGGCGAACGCGGACGGGCTCGAGGTGTACCGGGACTTCTGCGTGGGCCGTGCCCAGGCGCTGGACGCGGGCGGGATCGACCCGGCCGGCATGCCCGCCGCCACCGGCATCGGCGCCCACGGGGGCGGCATCACCTGCGTTTTCCTCGCCGCCCGCGGCGGAACTCGGATCAACATCGAGAACCCTGCCGTCCTCACGGCACACCGTTACCCCCCGGCGTACGGCCCGCGCGCCCCGGTCTTCGCACGGGCGACCTGGCTGGGCCCGCCGGGCGGTAGCCGGCTGTTCGTCTCCGCGACGGCCGGAATCCTCGGGCACGAGACGACGCACCACGGTGACGTGGCCGGTCAGTGCGAGGTCGCCCTGGACAACATCGCCCGGGTGGTGGCCGCCGAGAATCTGCGCCGGCACGGCGTCCGGCGGGGGTACGTCCTCACCGACGTCGACCACCTCAAGGTCTATGTCCGGCGTCGCGCGGACCTCCCGGCGGTCCGCCGGGTCTGCGCCGCACGTCTGTCGAGCACCGCGACCGTCGCGTTCTTGCATACCGACATCGCCCGCGGCGATCTGCTCGTGGAGATCGAAGGAGTGGTTTCGTGA